The segment atgacactaaaattcttatgaactcaccaactttaaagctgatcaagtctttcaaaataacttgtattctcaggttatcagtagacaggtaccgatgccaggttttgagaagatggagcacattcaagactcatctcttattttgattatatttttggtgttttataactatacaaaacacagttgtattaaattatattattaatgcaatggatgatgtttttgcttgtttactattatgctttgttgtgatactggtcctccgccccagaacgtttccgccgttcaggttttggggtgtgacagtgtaaACCATAAAACATGTATCTTGAAAACTCATAAAATCTGATAACATATACGGTTTCATAACAAATATCAGAGTAAACTCCCAGGCTAATCAACTGTGGtgtgtgtgtgccatgccatcaactCAAGCCCTTCCCTTtactagctgaagtacctgaaaccaaaactgaaactgtaagcacgaagcctagtgagctcccccaaactactacATACATACaaagaataaaagaaaataaCATAACTCTGAGACTCTTCCCAACTACATCGGGACGAATCCCGGTATCGGCTTACCCGACATCGGACTCCTGTCCGGCATCGGGCTCACCCTGGTATCCAACCGCATCgagcatcgggctcaccccgacattgggcttaccccgacacatacttaacataacatatatatatatatatatatatatatatatatatatatatatatatatatatatcataaacacataacatgatcacgtaaactgcatcgggctttccccggcatcggaccagagtccggaacatataacacataaactagCATACTTCGGGCTTACCCCGAATAATACATGGCATAATGACtaacatcgggcttaccccggaaTACATTGCATATAACATAGTtacatatactgcatcgggcttgcctGACATCAGACCAGAGTTCGGAACATatgacacataacacataaacatgcatgaatcacaaagacatcaagcatacataactacttctcgggagtgccccagcatcggaccgaagtccagaaacatacaaactgcatcgggctaaccccgacatacTCTAATACTTAAataggccggccttggtgccttagactaattcctactggaggaaaactcacctcgtgtgaCCGACTGCTGCAACTCTCGGTGAGGAGTCTCTGTTTGCTACTCCGGCAACTCTCTGACTATAAATTCCATAAAGACACTTTGTCAAAAACTGATACTGATCTTAGGGCAAAATGAGTATTTTACCCTTGGCCAAAGTCAAAATCCTaaagttgactcgactcgccgagttggcccttcaactcgccgagtccttgccCCTTCATCTATCTCTTAACCctactcaactcgtcgagtctagtaagaactcgacgagttctccttcaatcatatcATCGGGACAATATTCAActcactcgccgagttcctccttgaactcgttgagtttatCTTCGTCATATGATCATGTCTAGTCtgtgactcactgagttgtatgaacaactcgttgagtccatcttCATGGATTGGGAGATGGCCTTGGACTCGTCAAGGGCGTTCATACACTCACCAAGTCCCATGGCTTCCAGGTCCATAGTTATGTCCATTTCGTCGAGTCCTTCCTCTGGACTCATCTAAATCTCTTCTAGACTAAACTGGATTCCCTCGAATCATAGAAGGTTGGAAACCTAAacccccgactcgccgagccccaagaacgactcgccgagttgactaaTGTCCATGTCCAAAACTCGGTTTCTGATGTACAACTCTCATCCAATAGGTAGATCTAGGCTCCTTAAgtcgatataacacgtaaagtcatgaactttacgtacatgcatgggatttttatgctCAAAGGGCCAAAAATGGGGGTTTATTTCATACATGGggttctcatggccataaagatggcacctttatgccatgaggacCCTCCAAGGTTTCAGATCTGAAGATATACTGACTTGGGACGTCCAAGTCCCAAAGATCAAGCTACTTGGGCCCAAAACTCCATAGAAATGACCACAAGGAGATCTAATAAACTACAAGTCAAGTATGaagcttgattaccagaaagtgagGAGAAAATGTTGTTGATCCCGGATCTATCCCTTCCCCCCTTGGGTGTTATATCTTCCACTTCTTGCTCtagcttcaaaacacaccaagaaACACTCAAAATAACCAAGAAAGCTCAAGTTCacttatggaggattagggtttcgggTGTAATGctctggaggtgatggaggctggggtgGAAGCCTCATAAGatagtttaaatagggtgcaaaccctccaatttagggtttcactcagacgactcttactcgccgagtaggtcactaattCCTCTGATCCGGAGtcggtcctactcgacgagttgagaccccaactcgccgagtccaagagtaaaATATGGAATTTGACTTGAATTTAAATGTGTACCTAAGACCGCGTGTTACAAAATGCCGAAAATGTTTTTCTGCgattttttttggatttgatGACATAAGGTTTGAAATCTAGAACATTGAATTCATCAATTGGGTTGTAATTTATGTTTCATCAGATTCTATGTGATGTTTTGTGATTTCTATTTCATTAGATTTTGTTGTTTTGAATTTAGTTTCTTAAGATATTGGttttggttgtgtgtgtgtgtttttttttttctttcacaaaATTGATTAGTAATTATGAGCTTGGTTATTGATCTTGCTAGAAACACCAAGGACATAAGCAAGTAGGAAGACGGCGTTTTAGTCGGAGGAATATTAAACATAATTATGGGTGGTTCGTCGAAGAAAACGAAGTTCTTTACCGGAGAAGAAGAGGATGAGGGGTGGGATGGGTAAAGTAGTAATGGGGTGGTGGGACCCATcagattttaatatttaattaatactttTTTCACATTTAATTAATATTCTTTAAGCTAAttgaatattttaaaaatatatataaaagaaatctGTAAGGGCAAATCAATCTTTTTAGAATATGGACCGAACGTAAAACAATAAAGGATAGACCTTACAAAAATTGATAGGGATCAAATACACGTAGAATACACTAAACCATAGTGACCACCCGTGTAATTTAACCCTTTGACTAATTTGAAACAAACGCGCACTTAATCGAACCATAACAACAACCCAAAGTCACCGAACACCTCTAATCCAACAGAGACGTTGACTTTGATGCCATTATAATTCCCTTCTTTTTAACAACCTCTCATCCTTCAATGGCGTCTGATTCATCTGCTGCTTCTCTGCTAAATCATACCAGCTGTCATGACGTTTTTTTAAGCTTTAGAGGTGAAGATACCCGTAATTCATTTACAGATCATCTGTACGCAGCTTTAGAACGAGCAGGAGTTCGCACTTTTAGGGATAATGATAATATCGACAGAGGTCAAGAACTGAAGCCAGAAATCGATAGAGCAATCAAAGAATCTAGGGCTTCGATAGTTGTATTATCAGAGAAGTATGCGAATTCCAGATGGTGCCTTGACGAGCTGCTGTTGATCCTTGTGCAAAGGCGGAGCTTTAATCATTTTGTTTTACCGGTGTTTTACCATGTCGATCCCTCAGATGTCAGGAACTAAAGAAAAAGTTTCGCGATTAATGTAGGCAAAAGAGCAGATGGGTCAAAATGGACCGAGTTTAATGTCAACCGATGGAAGGCTGCTCTTACAGAGGTTGCTGATTTGACTAGCATGGTTGTTTCCGGGTATGCTTTCTCTATGTTGGGTTAATCGGTTGGTTCAACGGGTCATGGGTCGGATCTAGTTCATGATCCAGgagtgtttgattgagtcatgCTGAAATAAAGGGATTATACCCATGTTCTAGAAGATGCACAACAGAAAATGGTCAGGTTGACCAAGTTTATAGGAGATACGAGATTAGCATGtgcatgtttgtttttttacTTACAAATAGGTGTTATTTTCCTTTTGTATTTTCACCTTTTTTCCATCAGAATAGTGAAGCTTCTGCATATTCTATTTGTTGTAACTACGTGagagtgtgtgttgtgtgtgtgttttcaagGGCCTGTGCCAACACTCTATTCAAGCTTACTATTTAATCCTTTGGAAACTCTTTTTGATTAATTCAGTGAGAGTGGTAAAATATGATAAGGAATCGTAATATGTGCCTAGGAAATGATAGAATTCAGGTATGcttcttaaaaacatcaagtcATGGAATTTTCAAAGTGCAGAACCAGATGATGAGAGGCTTAATGTGTGTATTACATATTTACCTTAGAACTCTAATTCTCTAAAGGGTTGGTTTACTTTTGCACAAATACTTCATTTTCTTTACACCTTCTCTCTAGACACATTTGGCATGGTAATTGAATTTTCTGCATAATGAAGATTGCAAGTTTACTTGATGGGATAAATAGCTTTTCGGTTATGTATTAGACATTCTCCTCCTTACTTATGAATAGTTTACTACAAATCTACAATATACACATATTCACGTATCAGTTATGTATGTATATGATGTGAAATAGTGAGTGAGAAGTGAAGCTAAAATTAAAACTGATAACATAGCAGGTATTGGGGTTTGAATTTGTCCCTACAGGTATTGGGTGTATCTAGTTGGCCTTGACATTATTGAAAACATAATTCAATCAGATTGCATATATCCGTACACCTCAGTTCACATATTTAGCAGGTTGATAATGGTTGCAGGAAGAATATTAAATTTGCTAGAGCATTTGAATTCCTTGCACTATAACTGAAGCAGTTAAGGTGTTTAAGAAGATTACATGTCATGTTCTGAAtgtgtttcttttctttttctattgTTGCAGGTCTGAAATAGATTTTATTTCAGAGATTGTTCGTACAACCAAGTATGAACTAGATTTGAAACTATTTAGTACTCCAGCTCATCTAGTTGGAATGGGCACTCGAGCTAAATCTATAAACTCATGGTTGGAAAATGAGCAATCTGGTGATAACATTCTAGCAATCTGTGGCATGGGAGGTAGTGGCAAGACGACTCTGGCCAAATTCATTTACAACTCAAACAAGCAAAAATTTGAAAGCAACAGTTACCTTGAAGAGATTGGAAAGCACTCTAAACAGGCTCATGGTTTGCTTGAGCTACAGAAACAACTTCTCACAGACATTCTAGGTGGAAATAATATTGCAAGTATATCTAGTGTATCTGCAGGTACAAGGAAGGTTGAGGATGCGTTGCAAGTGAAAAGGGCAATTATTATTCTTGATGACATTGATGAACGTGAAGAATTAGATGCTTTACTTGGAACAAAGGCGATTCATACACAAAGCAGGATCATAATAACAACTAGGCTTCTAGATATAAATGCATGGTTTGGTCCATATCTTGGAGTTGCAAGGTGCacgaacttgaattgttgaatgaTGATGAATCATTAGAGCTTTTAAGTTCCCATGCATTTGGATCCAAACTTCCTATGGAAGGTTTCAAGGAGCTTGCAGTTCACTTAGCACAGTATTGTGCTGGAAGCCCGCTAGCTCTTAAAGTACTAGGCTCTTCTCTATTTGTCGATGTTGGCCAGCCATGGAAAATAAATAGCATGCTAGAGGTTTGGAGAAGTGCATTGAATTCACTGAATTCATTGAAAGGAGATCTTGATTGTAAAAtccaaggtatactacaaaagagcTTTGACTCATTACCACATGCCAGTAACAAAGAGTTGTTTCTGCATATTGCTTTTTTCTTTGTTGGTGAATATGAGGGTTATGTGGTAAAGATTATGGAGAATGACTGGCATGCAAAAGCTGGGATCAGGACCCTCATCAACAGATGCCTTCTTACCATCTCACCAAAGAAAAAACTGATGATGCATCAACTGCTTCAAGAGATGGCAAGAAACATAGTCCTTCAAGAGTCCAGAGATCCTGCAGCACGTAGTAGAGTCTTGCAAAATGATGAATCTTATCGTTTGTTGTCAAAAGGAGAGGTAATAAGATGCTTCTTAATAATGTGTATCATGAAACTAACTTTCCTGTGAACCAAACTCCTATGTTAACTTGCCTTGTGTTATTTCATGTCTTTCTCCATTAGGGTTCAGAAACAATTGAAGGTCTAGCACTTGACATGTACAAGCTCAGGAAAGGGAGGACATCAAATGTAAGCCAAAGATGTGAATGAGTATGGTACTCTTGATATTTTTGCTGCATTTACCTTTAATTTCCAGTGCATTTTATGCCATACATAAGTTCTGTACTAATTAATTAACTTAATGCTAAATTTGCAGCCAACAACCCTTAAAACAGCTTCACTTGCAACAATGGACAAACTGAAATTTCTCAAGCTAAAACATGTGGAACTCAAGGGGTCCTACAAGAATTTTCCAGAGTTAAGATGGTTGTGCTGGAGTCATTGTCATTTGGAAAAAATACCCTCCGGCTTATTGGGTAGCAGGTTGGTAGCTATAGATATGAGAAATGGAGGGTTGGAAAAGTTTGAACCACCCATGGTAGGAATTTGATGTCATGTTTGTCTCTTCACCTTTTTCGTTGCATTTGGTTGTGGAAAAGTGTTTTCAATtttcttggaaaagttttcaaaaagtagtagaaattttattttcagtttttattagaaaatttagaaaacatgttgggttaaaacttttgagttttctttttccgttttagaaaattagaaattGTGTTTGGTTGTGTTTTTTCTATCAGTTTTCAATTTCcactttttgttattttaaattgtttttggACAAGACACTATTGAAATtctttataagttattttaaataggGTTAGGGGTGGGTTGGCTGTGGGGTAAGTAAGGTTAGGGTGAGGTGGGGTGGGTTGGGTATGCGGCATGGGGTGGGTATGGCGGTAGGTATGGGTAAGTGTTGGtggggtgggtgggtgggtgtgTAGGGCATGTGGGGATGGGGAGGGTGTGGGCTTAGGTATGGGAGGGTGTGGGGGTGTCGGTCGGGTGTTTGTgtgtattttatattttagaaaacttTTGGAAATAGAAAAGTGTGGAAAACAGTAATTATCGGTTTTCCAAGTTCTTTATAATTTTGGAAAACGGAAAGTTTTCTTTTCCCGGAAAACTTTTAGAAAAATTATCAAACTAAACACGGTTTTAAAAATTTCGCTTTTCTGGAAAAGTACGAGAATTTTTTAGAACCAAACACAACCGTAGCTTCCCAGCTTTCTGACAGTTTATGTGTTAACGTATGATGAATGAATAGGTTCTTAATTCGATGAAGATCCTAAATCTTGGATGGTCGATCAATCTTGTCAGTGTCCGCCATCTTTCCCGACTTCCTAATCTCGAGACTTTGATTCTCTCGTTCTGTTTCAGTCTCAGTCTGACTCATGTTTGTGAAAGCATTGGATGTCTTAAGAAGCTTTCTCTATTGGACTTTCGAGGGTGTAATCATCGTGGGAAGGTTGCATCGAATAAGAAGTACGAAAATCAACTGTTGGTCCCCTTGCCAGACTCGTTAAAGGTTTTGTTTTTAAGTGAACAGTCGCCATCCTTTTACAATCACATGAATTTTGGCAGTAATCTGTTAATGACCCCGACCAATTACACTAATCTTAAAATGCTTCGGGTACTTGATGTGAGTCGTTCTCAAAATATAAAGTCCCTCCTATGTCTCCCAAGTGCGCTACAAGAGTTGTATACATCTTGGTGTTATTCACTGGAGAAAATAACATTTCAATCAGCTCGGTGCCGATTACGGAAATTTGAATATAATTTCTGTAAAAACTTGTGTGAAATTCAAGGCTTTTACAAATTGGTGCCATTAGCAAATCTTGATGAAGCAGATTTGGGACATATGAAATGGATCAAAGCATATCATGATACTAAGGTGGACCTCAAAGATGTTGATGTCTTTAAATTTGATTGGCATATGCAGGTACCTTTCTCTCATGCATGAATAAGCACAAAAAAACACATCTTTTTACCACCAAGAAACTGattaatatatgaataatttGCTATTTCTGCAATATGTTTGACCAGGTGCTGTATGAATATGGTACAATAAGCACATTCCTTCAAGGCATAAAGGCTCAAAGCTTGCTAACGTCTGAGTATATGTTATCATCCGCATCCTTATCCTTTCGTGTGCCTTCTTCTCCTGAGAAATGCAGGATCCGAGGATTAAACATAATCGCCTCATACAGATTTTCAGACACGTTACACGAGGATGAAGATACAAAATGGGCTTTGTTCACCAAAGTCAGCAATACAACCAAAGGCCTTACTTGGATGTATAACCCTTTTATCTATGACATTCCGGGAACTGAAGAAGATGTGATGTGGTTAAGCTATTGGCCCCTTGGGAACATATTAGACGCTGGTGATGAAATCAATGTGTCCATCATTGTAGGGGATGGATGGGAGGTAAGCAGGTGTGGTGCCAGccttgtgttcatagatgatgatgatgaagtggAGTTAGAATACTACAAAAATTACAAGAAAGAGGAAGAAGTTATTGGAGGAGATCTATCTGAATTTGAGCTCACTACAGGAGCCTACTATCTTTGTCGTCGCGATTACTTCAAGTCAACCACCCCTACCCCTGATTGGTTAAATATGCTAGTTGGTGATACCCTTCCACATAAAGGTAAGTTCCTCTTTGAGCTGATGCTTTTCATCAAGATTAAGCAGCAAATACTGATACAATCTTATATCACACAGTCATAGACTTACAAGGATGGAGAAAATCTATTCAGACAGACTACTATTTCTGATTGGTTCCAGGTATGGAGCGGAAAGCAtacagaggcgacactatttctGATTGGTTCTAAGTATGTACATGTAATCATTCTTTTCAGCATAAAATACAAATATTTGTttgtaaatttaaataaatttgctGCTTAAATCCCTTAACCCAACCTAACCTAATCTAAATGAATATAAGATTTGTTTCTTATTAGAATAAATTATATGTCGACCATTCCTCA is part of the Lactuca sativa cultivar Salinas chromosome 7, Lsat_Salinas_v11, whole genome shotgun sequence genome and harbors:
- the LOC122194452 gene encoding disease resistance protein RPV1, producing MASDSSAASLLNHTSCHDVFLSFRGEDTRNSFTDHLYAALERAGVRTFRDNDNIDRGQELKPEIDRAIKESRASIVVLSEKYANSRWCLDELLLILVQRRSFNHFVLPVFYHVDPSDVRN
- the LOC111882266 gene encoding disease resistance protein RPV1 produces the protein MVWSISWSCKVHELELLNDDESLELLSSHAFGSKLPMEGFKELAVHLAQYCAGSPLALKVLGSSLFVDVGQPWKINSMLEVWRSALNSLNSLKGDLDCKIQGILQKSFDSLPHASNKELFLHIAFFFVGEYEGYVVKIMENDWHAKAGIRTLINRCLLTISPKKKLMMHQLLQEMARNIVLQESRDPAARSRVLQNDESYRLLSKGEGSETIEGLALDMYKLRKGRTSNPTTLKTASLATMDKLKFLKLKHVELKGSYKNFPELRWLCWSHCHLEKIPSGLLGSRLVAIDMRNGGLEKFEPPMVLNSMKILNLGWSINLVSVRHLSRLPNLETLILSFCFSLSLTHVCESIGCLKKLSLLDFRGCNHRGKVASNKKYENQLLVPLPDSLKVLFLSEQSPSFYNHMNFGSNLLMTPTNYTNLKMLRVLDVSRSQNIKSLLCLPSALQELYTSWCYSLEKITFQSARCRLRKFEYNFCKNLCEIQGFYKLVPLANLDEADLGHMKWIKAYHDTKVDLKDVDVFKFDWHMQVLYEYGTISTFLQGIKAQSLLTSEYMLSSASLSFRVPSSPEKCRIRGLNIIASYRFSDTLHEDEDTKWALFTKVSNTTKGLTWMYNPFIYDIPGTEEDVMWLSYWPLGNILDAGDEINVSIIVGDGWEVSRCGASLVFIDDDDEVELEYYKNYKKEEEVIGGDLSEFELTTGAYYLCRRDYFKSTTPTPDWLNMLVGDTLPHKVIDLQGWRKSIQTDYYF